A part of Rhopalosiphum maidis isolate BTI-1 chromosome 3, ASM367621v3, whole genome shotgun sequence genomic DNA contains:
- the LOC113558793 gene encoding atherin-like, with the protein MAKDKKPEKNNGSKKGTVTCERTYVSDRCSRTAGQETRRSPPSSPATIRVLDLPCRHQRRGAVRDKRTAVSLDKPRPAHQRADNAYVETPFVDGAVSLQLQQGPSTASCSSALYRPPPYSAVAAHNGRPLGNTCAADGGRADLPVIEFAADMRSSAEPPPRPGEGIIDEFPAYVPWKAEQQRAPQPEAPACNVCHKCRCATCQKLCKYPGMRVCGVLDVQSRCDEACVETTTVCVPCVRKTARCPAADAARARAAAAAAAAAAGADDNADADAAADKSADGGDGDDDDDDDDGDDDDGDDRPAAAAVDARAAPPKCRLRWLLCCLCCPCPCCSVDDVVECSAGCRGNVNVSGCECVDWEALRRNNRRRVNAAAAAVAAARDRRRCRDNHYYITALPHLAANNAAAAADKSAEKKSRLRNFLRF; encoded by the coding sequence ATGGCCAAAGACAAGAAACCGGAGAAAAACAACGGATCGAAAAAAGGAACGGTCACCTGCGAACGGACGTACGTGTCGGACAGGTGTTCGCGAACCGCCGGCCAGGAAACGCGACGATCGCCGCCCAGCAGCCCGGCAACGATACGAGTGCTGGACCTGCCGTGCAGACACCAGCGACGGGGCGCCGTGCGCGACAAGAGGACCGCGGTGTCGCTCGACAAGCCCCGCCCGGCGCACCAGCGCGCCGACAACGCGTACGTGGAGACGCCGTTCGTCGACGGCGCCGTGTCGCTGCAGCTCCAGCAGGGGCCCTCGACCGCGTCCTGCTCGTCCGCGCTGTACCGCCCGCCGCCGTACTCCGCCGTCGCGGCGCACAACGGCCGTCCGCTGGGCAACACTTGCGCCGCGGACGGCGGCCGCGCCGACCTGCCGGTCATCGAGTTCGCCGCGGACATGAGATCGTCGGCCGAACCGCCGCCCAGGCCCGGCGAGGGCATCATCGACGAGTTTCCGGCGTACGTGCCGTGGAAGGCCGAACAACAGCGGGCGCCGCAACCGGAGGCGCCGGCGTGCAACGTGTGCCACAAGTGCCGGTGCGCCACGTGCCAGAAGCTGTGCAAGTATCCGGGCATGCGCGTGTGCGGCGTGCTGGACGTTCAGTCGCGGTGCGACGAGGCGTGCGTCGAGACGACCACGGTGTGCGTGCCGTGCGTCCGGAAGACGGCCAGATGTCCGGCCGCCGACGCCGCCAGGGCCCGGGCCGCGGCCGCCGCAGCCGCAGCCGCCGCCGGCGCCGACGATAACGCTGACGCCGACGCGGCCGCCGACAAATCGGCCGACGGcggcgacggcgacgacgacgacgacgacgacgacggcgacgacgacgacggcgacgaccGGCCGGCCGCGGCCGCGGTGGACGCGCGCGCCGCGCCGCCCAAGTGCCGGTTGCGCTGGCTGCTGTGCTGCCTGTGCTGCCCGTGCCCGTGCTGTTCGGTGGACGACGTGGTCGAGTGTTCGGCCGGATGTCGCGGCAACGTCAACGTGTCCGGTTGCGAGTGCGTCGACTGGGAGGCGCTGAGGCGGAACAACCGGCGCCGGGTGAACGCCGCCGCTGCAGCCGTGGCCGCGGCCAGAGACCGCCGCCGGTGCCGCGACAACCACTATTACATCACGGCGCTGCCTCATTTGGCTGCCAACAACGCCGCAGCCGCCGCCGACAAGTCCGCCGAGAAGAAAAGCAGATTGCGAAATTTCCTACGTTTTTAG